The sequence below is a genomic window from Chitinophagales bacterium.
CAATCCATTTTTGTGTTTTTAATTCAAGCTGTTGCATTCGATGTTCAGCATTCGGATGCTTAGTTTTAATGCATTCCCAACGCTCCATTGTTGTACATTTTTGTGCGTTTATACTCATTACTGTAATGAGCAGTAGTGTCAATAAAACTCCCTGTTTCATGATATCTGTTTTAATTATTAATGCTTCACTACTTTCTCCCTATACGACTTACCGGCTGACAACAGCTCCACAAAATATATGCCCGGGGCATAAGTGCTGAGGTCAAGCGTAAAGTGGTTGCCACTTAGATTGTTTTTAATGGTTTGTCTGCGACCTTGTATATCTATCAGGCTGAGAGTGGCATTGTGCAGCACTGTTTCAGTGGATATGGTGAGGTTGCTTTGGGTGGGGTTGGGATAAAGTTCAATGTGGTTACTACTATACTTATCATTTGTATTATTGGTATTTAAGCTATTAATTTTAAAACACAAAGATGTATCTGTGCATATATTTCCGGTTATAATTACAGCATAGCTTCCGTTTATTGTTGCTGTAAAACTTTGATTGGTTTCCCCACTCAAAAGGCTATTGTTATTACAATCAATCCATTGATAACTCACTCCTGTCGCATTAGCAATTAAAGTTGGTTCTTTGTTAGTTACTGATAGATCAACAAAACATTGAGTCATTTTATGTATATAGCTATCATCGTAACTAGGAAGAGTAGAAAGCAATTCGTATTTGCCAGTTCCAGGGTCAAAATCAACAGGATTGTTTCTTGAAGTAGAAAAAATACCTGATGAAAATATTTCTCCAAGATACCCTATAGACAAGGAATTTGGTATTACTCCTCCGCCACTCCCGCTCGTTACTTTTAGTGGCAGTGACCAGAACAAGTTTCCTTCTGAATCAAGCTTTGATATATAAGTTGCGGCTGTTGAATCTGATATTAGCACATCATTTTGACTAGGGTTGGTGTTAAAATCCAACAAACCTTTAAATCGTCCAGTGAGATAAACATTATCATAACCATCCAAAGCAACAGATCTTGGTCTATTAAGATCACTTCCATAAAAGCTTTTTGCCCAGATAAAATTTCCATTTGAGTCACATTTAAGCACATAGGTATTAAAAATATTATTTGGCGTTGATAAATTAAAAACTCCAGCCCCTGGATCAAAGTCAACTACATCCTCAAAACCTCCAACTGTATAGATATTGGAAGCCTGATCTACTGCAATGTGTTGCACATATATATCATACCTGCCTTTTAGATTTTTTGCCCAAACCAAATTTCCGGCAGAATCTAATTTTATTATGAATTTATCAGTCGATCCCCATGAGCCGCCTGAACTTGTTCCATAATCTGATTCTAAAATATACTGTTGGAACCAATCTGGATTAAAATCAGCAGTACCCAGGAATTGTCCTGTAGCATATACGTTTGAGTGAATATCTAACGCAATTGAATAGCATCTAAGAAAACTTATGGTGGAACCACCAGAAATAAATTTAGCATCCCATAGTAAATCACCATTCGAATTAAACTTAGTGATAAAACCACCTTCTTTACCACTATATGATTCCTGAACACCAGTCGCAAAGATATTGCCATAATTATCCATTACAACTGATTTATTACTATTGTATTCGGGTGAATTCAATGAACCAAAGTTTGTACTCCATAAATAGTTGCCGTTATCATCTAACTTCAAAATAAAACCATCGAAATCGCCAGATGTTGTTAATGAAGCAATTTGAAAAAACTCAATTTTTGCGTTAAAGTCTCCTCCAACTATGATATTACCTTGATTATCAGTGCCAACAGAATTAATATATACACTTGGTGTCGCATTAATATAATAAACCGGGCTACCTACTATGTGTCGGACCCAAATTATATTGCTATTTGAATCCATTTTTAGGACATAAGCGTCAGGTGAACCACTTGCGGTAATTGTGCTCGGGCCAAACTGGACTGTACCGTGAAATGAACCAGCAACATATAAATTTCCTGCCTCATCAGTAGTGATAGAAGGGGGGTGATGACTTTGATTATCTAATTGGTATACCCACTCAAAATCAGGTGTTTTTGCATGCAAAAAAACTCCAAAAAATATTAAAATCCAGATAAAACCTATTGCTTTTTTCATAACATTTTAATTTTTAAATTAATCCATCACGCACCTACACGAGAGGCCGTTCCAATGGTTTTCAAAATCCCTAAAAACGTAGCTACTACTATAGTCTATCATTCGGGTTCGGGCATTAAAGCCATCATAATCCGTAGCAGTCCACCATAATGCCAG
It includes:
- a CDS encoding T9SS type A sorting domain-containing protein, which translates into the protein MKKAIGFIWILIFFGVFLHAKTPDFEWVYQLDNQSHHPPSITTDEAGNLYVAGSFHGTVQFGPSTITASGSPDAYVLKMDSNSNIIWVRHIVGSPVYYINATPSVYINSVGTDNQGNIIVGGDFNAKIEFFQIASLTTSGDFDGFILKLDDNGNYLWSTNFGSLNSPEYNSNKSVVMDNYGNIFATGVQESYSGKEGGFITKFNSNGDLLWDAKFISGGSTISFLRCYSIALDIHSNVYATGQFLGTADFNPDWFQQYILESDYGTSSGGSWGSTDKFIIKLDSAGNLVWAKNLKGRYDIYVQHIAVDQASNIYTVGGFEDVVDFDPGAGVFNLSTPNNIFNTYVLKCDSNGNFIWAKSFYGSDLNRPRSVALDGYDNVYLTGRFKGLLDFNTNPSQNDVLISDSTAATYISKLDSEGNLFWSLPLKVTSGSGGGVIPNSLSIGYLGEIFSSGIFSTSRNNPVDFDPGTGKYELLSTLPSYDDSYIHKMTQCFVDLSVTNKEPTLIANATGVSYQWIDCNNNSLLSGETNQSFTATINGSYAVIITGNICTDTSLCFKINSLNTNNTNDKYSSNHIELYPNPTQSNLTISTETVLHNATLSLIDIQGRRQTIKNNLSGNHFTLDLSTYAPGIYFVELLSAGKSYREKVVKH